GTAAGGAACCAGTCCTGAGGAGATGCTGGGATCTTCTGCagtcttcctcttcttcatcatcagcTGCTCTTCATCTGCAGAGATCACACACTTCATCAGCTCCTAACCTCCAGAGTCAGCAAAAACaatcattagtgtgtgtgtgtgtgtgagagactgagtgagagtgtgtgtgtggacacctgtggtgtgtgagtgtgagtgagagtgtgtgtgtggacacctgtgtgtgtgagtgtgtgtgtggacacctgtgagtgtgagtgtgttgtggacacctgtgtgtgtgtgtgtgtgtgtgtgtgtgtgtgtggacacctgtgtgtgtgtgtgtggacacctgtgtgtgtgtgtgtgagtgtgtgtgtggacacctgtgtgtgtgtgtgtgagtgtgtgtgtggacacctgtgtgtgtgtgtgtgtgtgagtgtgtgtgtggacacctgtgtgtgtgtgtggacacctgtgtgtgtgagtgtgtgtgtgtgtgtgtgtgtgtgtgtgtggacacctgtgtgtgtgtgtgtggacacctgtgtgtgtgagtgtgtgtgtgtagacacctgagtgtgtgagtgtgtgtgtgtgtggacacctgtgtgtgtgtgtgtgtagacacctgtgtgtgtgtgtgtgtgtgtagacacctgtgtgtgtgtgtgtgtgtgtgtagacacctgtgtgtgagtgtgtgtggacacctgagtgtgtgagtgttgtgCTGCAGGTCTCTTCTCTCGGTCTCTTCCTCACTGGAGCTGCTGGGGGTGGCATCAATGTCCTGAACACAAGAACATCACGTCACTCACGAGTCTCTAACTAACCATAACTAACCCATCCTCAACCTTAAACACAGAGGACCTCACAACACGCACGTTAAACCAAAACCCTGCAACATTAGAACACATTCAGATTCTAATACAGCAGAGAATCCATGTTTGATCGTGTGTCAGAGCGAAACACTAACAGGaaatattagagaaatagagaGCACATAACTGAACACAGACACAGGACAGACCTGCTGTCATCTGCTGCACTGACATCCTTCTCCAAAACATCTGTGGAGatctgaggacacacacacacacacgtgtcaggTGAGTCTCATAATGACAGTCCTAcagtcactcaaacacacacacacacacacacctgtgcttTCTGTTCCTCTTCTGCATTGTGTTGCTTTGGACTGGAGCCGGCGTCTGCTCCGTCTGACGCTGCATCCTccccctgagacacacacacacacacacacacacacacacaggtgtagcGAGCGTGCTGTGGGCAGTGTTCAGGACAGCTGTACTCTGTGTCAGTGACTCTCACCTGCAGCAGGAAGCTGCTCTGGCTGCACACAGGATACTGCACCGCGCCGCTGCTGGGCTGTGATTGGCTGGAGCTGCTCCAGAAGGCACCGGGGTACGTGGGATAGGAGCTCGGGTAACCGTACCACGACTGACCGCCGTAGCTGTGATTAGCAGAGTATCCGTGTGTGGGGTAAACTGAAGGAGAACACAGCGCATCAGTCCGGCAGCACAAGAGACGaactcctgacacacacacacacacacacacacacacacactctcacacacacacactcacacacagacatactctctcacacacacacacacacacacacacactcactcacacactcacacacagacatactctctcacacacacacacacacacacacacacacacacacacacacactaacaacaCTCGCAGATGGGGAGCTATTTGATTTAGCACATAGGtatttctctctgtctatattatgaaaactggtaaaacaaataaaatataaaaagttgaaTTCCTATTAGTAATTCCAGATCATCTTAACCTATGTTCTAATATTCAGGAGGAGCgagtgtttgcgtgtgtgtggttGCCAGATCAGAACAAGTATATATCTCTACACCAATCTTCTGACAGACGCTCTCGTGAGTGTGTACAGCAGTCCACTGTAACATGTTCAGCTTTTGGACGTTCTTttaggaaagtatgcttgaatttaaaatattagatattcacaatattttctaattttacatCGTCGTCAAATTTATTCCGAAattatcgctaatatttgctataTCACCCAGCCCTCCTCAAAGCACACTTcaagaacaaaaacatttaaagagtgTGTTTGTTCCCAGACGTTGTTCCCAGAAAAAGATGCTCGCTCAAAGCATCGGCTCAAAGCGGgagaacacacacctggagcagaggaacacacacctggagcagaggaacacacacctggagcagaggaacacacacctggagcaggaGCTGCGGAGGGATACGACGACACCATCCTCAAGTGATCCGCCCGCACCTGAACAACAACAGACGATTACACACTACACCAATGCaggacacactctctcacacacacacacacacacacacacactgaccgtGTCCAGGAGACTCTCGCACAGCTTCTTGGCCGCGTCCAGTCCTGCAGCGTTCGGGTGGctgtaggacacacacacagggtcagaaACAGGCGTGTGGTCACAGAAGCGTGAGAGAGCGAGTGTTACCTGATGTACAGGTAGAGCGGCTCGAAGGACTCGCGGCGGGACGCCTGCTCGATGTATCCGGAGCCTCGTCCTCGCAGGAAGACCCGAGCGCCGGTCTCAGACTGGATGTGCTGCAGGTAGGAGCCGGACGGTCCCTCCACACGCTCTCTCACGTTACAGGACGCCTGCGACTGCTCCAGGCCTACAAATATCTTAGTGTGCACAAAACTCTGCAACCAACAAGACGCCACAGTCATTCACTCCGCCTCCAAACACGTCACCAAAGCTGACAGCCTGACGCCTAGCGCTGGGGCTTCTGGGTAATGATCGGGCGGAGCGGCACGCGTGTCATCATCTGAAAGCAGACGCGCTGCAGGGTGAATGTGGTCTAAACtacagcggtgtgtgtgtgtgtgtgtgtgtgcagaacaacACTTTAAATCATCTACAAATAGTGAATCATCAATGACTGCAGGAGCGACGTCACGTTCAGACTTTACTCCGATCATCATCAGATCCTGTCGACTGAACCCTAACCCAACAGAAGGTCATGTTTCTGACCCGTGTGACGCAAACGAGACGCGCAGCAGTTCTCTCATCCTGCtcgaggacacacacacacacgtctgcgaGAGAGCAGCATCTCAAGGGTTTGTTCAGAATCAGTGTGTGAGGGTCAGACGTGTGTCAGCGGGCGCAGTGAACTCTGACCTCTGTCTGTAGGCAGGAGTGGTTCTGGCTGCTGTTTCTGTAGGAGGTGTGTATCAGCAGAGACCACATGCTCCGAGGCCCCGCCTTCTtaacctccacacacacacacacacacactctctctctctcttaccccGGTGTGCGGCGGGGCCGGTTTGTGTCCGGGGACGGCGGGAGCGCGGGCAGCAGACGGGACGGTCTGACGGTACACCGGGACAGTGGGCATCACCGCGGGCTGCTGCCCCCCGACGAGCGCAGGACGTCCTCAGAGATGATCTCCTTTATCCTGGCCACTGCCTCTGACACgacaaacacttcctgttcaGTCTCAGGAGTCAGtcagtgacgtgtgtgtgtgtgtgtgtgtgtgtgagagatgaaGAGCTTGAAGGAGGCTCTGCTTGAACTCGTCTCATGTTGAGTCCTGCTCTGGGAAGCTCTGCTGGTTCAGGTTTAGCGTTTCACCAATAAACATCTGCCTGGTTTGTAAAGTGGGAGCTAACTGTGTCACAGGTGAAACAGACAAATGCTAGGGGCATCCAAATGAGttataatcttttaaaataataatattttagttagGAATTCactatatatgaaattataatcAATATTGCATTAAAGATTAATGCCAAATTTATATCATGAAGGTTGTGATTTAATTCAGAGTGTTTTAGATTTAATTATCTGCTGTTCCtcaagcgccacctgctggcacagAGTGAACGTACCTTTCATTCATTCCTGCTTCTGCTGTTTGCTATGATGCAGCTAATCTCACAAAGCTAACGTGAGACCATTCTGTCTTTACATTCAGTCTCACTTAGATCAAAACATACATACAGGCTAATAAACTGACCAGATTCTTCATGCACTCATATTATCATtcgtttttgcttaaaatacattAAGTTAAGATCATTGCATCCATAAATTTAAGAACATCTGAAATGAAGAAATTTGGATTTTTTGGATGTTAAAGTTCTCTAATTTAAATATCTAGCTGAGTTtgtccatttatttgttttttgtgcaACTGTCTTACATCATGTCATAAAGCGATGTAGTTTCTGTGTGAATGATCAGTGGAGCAGAGACTGAACTCAACACTTACTGTTGACCTGCTCCTGACGCCGGCCCTGAACATGAAGATACAGCGGTCTcgccctgaacacacacacacacacacacagcattagagagcagacacacacacagaacattagagagcagacacacacacagagcattagagagcagacacacacacacacagaacattagagagcagacacacacacacacacacacacacacacacacacagagcattagagagcagacacacacacagagcattagagagcagacacacacacacagagcattagagagcagacacacacacacacacacacagagcattagagagcagacacacacacacacacatcactgcactGATACTCACGCTCCTGCGCTGCTGTCCGTGTCGCTCATGTAAAGGCCTTTAGTGGACACCACTGCGCCGCTCAGCTGCCCGATCTACAGCACAGACAGCAGAGTCAACACGCGTGTGCAGACAGACACGCCGGCatcacgtatgtgtgtgtgtgtcacaaacCTCGTCCTGAGTTTTGCCTTTGGTCAGCAGATCCCTGCACTCCATCGGCACGTCGTTTATGTCGACTTCAGCCACGATGAGCTCATCAGCGGAGACAGGAAGTGCTGGAGGCgcctgcaaacacacaaacacacgtgagCTCACGGAGCGACAGCGGAGCATCATGGGACACACGGCTGCAG
This sequence is a window from Carassius auratus strain Wakin chromosome 43, ASM336829v1, whole genome shotgun sequence. Protein-coding genes within it:
- the LOC113061326 gene encoding LOW QUALITY PROTEIN: KH homology domain-containing protein 4-like (The sequence of the model RefSeq protein was modified relative to this genomic sequence to represent the inferred CDS: inserted 1 base in 1 codon), whose translation is MGSSHSRQRLRLFSHRCVCSSAGGVEMAAAMAAKINAMLMAKGKLKPLQPLPSKAPPALPVSADELIVAEVDINDVPMECRDLLTKGKTQDEIGQLSGAVVSTKGLYMSDTDSSAGAARPLYLHVQGRRQEQVNKAVARIKEIISEDVLRSXGGQQPAVMPTVPVYRQTVPSAARAPAVPGHKPAPPHTGSFVHTKIFVGLEQSQASCNVRERVEGPSGSYLQHIQSETGARVFLRGRGSGYIEQASRRESFEPLYLYISHPNAAGLDAAKKLCESLLDTVRADHLRMVSSYPSAAPAPVYPTHGYSANHSYGGQSWYGYPSSYPTYPGAFWSSSSQSQPSSGAVQYPVCSQSSFLLQGEDAASDGADAGSSPKQHNAEEEQKAQISTDVLEKDVSAADDSRTLMPPPAAPVRKRPREETCSTTLTHSDEEQLMMKKRKTAEDPSISSGLVPYGGDSSDEGGGAHAQRE